Proteins from a genomic interval of Crassostrea angulata isolate pt1a10 chromosome 7, ASM2561291v2, whole genome shotgun sequence:
- the LOC128193186 gene encoding uncharacterized protein LOC128193186: MRVAYLFLGLLALTAARSFKKRGDDDENHWVSGYLATVDNDFDDDKKASIVSNIINDLKFFKAVVEKTLSGENGGQSKYEILEMLSGGIHLVEMHEKKAEEGHSMIPAKPVSIPEGCTKDDIIALKECKLMVNQALNCIKGGTQAVLDVLSSDNQSFEDKIGALKAMIGKIVGELDNIRMLFDHCVKPFLPAHWEQAWKLTEADLSEPDVTEQKYADMGMQIYKDATAIKNNLDILLSGQGSEREFKEAHKHLTAAVMLAKLHEEQGAGTVQPEDVPVEAQCTKEEISKLADCGEKYFRVGTCLRAAVDKMIQRMENNNRDYVGLVKYVKGVVLNIAKAPEVLQEIASTCSVLDIEHWEKAWLITEEELKDPANLEKFKKLGERIHNDLVEVRENLAALLEGRGGDINLALQHLEAAVKLAALHEDQGAGSITPSNIPAEAGCTKDAVLALDGCESKAIKIGTCIKGTVDDVLNEMRTNTNIVEVAMFTKGSVLNLAKADAVVKDVIASCEKEDDERELKRELLKLLRRRGN; this comes from the exons ACGATTTCGATGATGACAAAAAAGCTTCCATCGTGTCTAACATCATAAATGACCTGAAGTTTTTCAAGGCTGTGGTAGAGAAAACCCTGAGTGGAG AAAATGGCGGCCAGAGCAAATATGAGATCCTCGAAATGTTGTCAGGGGGCATCCATCTTGTAGAAATGCATGAAAAGAAag CTGAAGAGGGTCACTCTATGATCCCAGCCAAGCCAGTCTCTATTCCCGAGGGATGTACTAAAG ATGACATCATTGCTCTCAAGGAATGTAAGCTGATGGTGAACCAGGCGTTGAACTGTATCAAAGGCGGCACCCAGGCCGTGCTTGATGTCCTCAGCTCCGACAACCAATCCT TTGAAGACAAAATCGGAGCTTTGAAAGCGATGATTGGCAAAATTGTGGGAGAACTCGACAACATTAGGATGTTGTTCG ACCACTGCGTTAAG CCATTTTTACCCGCTCACTGGGAACAAGCCTGGAAGCTAACAGAAGCAG ATCTGAGTGAACCAGATGTGACAGAACAGAAGTACGCCGATATGGGGATGCAGATTTACAAGGACGCTACCGCCATCAAAAACAACCTGGACATCTTGCTCAGCGGAC AGGGAAGCGAACGCGAGTTTAAAGAGGCCCATAAACATCTGACGGCGGCTGTCATGCTGGCCAAACTGCACGAGGAACAAG GTGCTGGGACTGTCCAGCCAGAAGATGTTCCGGTGGAGGCTCAGTGCACAAAGG AGGAGATCAGCAAACTTGCGGACTGCGGGGAAAAGTATTTCCGGGTGGGAACATGTTTGAGGGCTGCTGTGGATAAGATGATACAAAGAATGGAAAATAACAACAGGGACT atGTTGGACTGGTAAAATACGTTAAAGGAGTTGTTTTGAACATCGCCAAGGCACCAGAAGTACTGCAAGAGATTGCAA GCACCTGTTCTGtg TTGGACATAGAGCATTGGGAGAAGGCCTGGCTAATCACAGAAGAAg AATTGAAGGATCCTGCCAATCTAGAAAAGTTCAAGAAGTTGGGCGAGAGAATACATAACGATTTGGTTGAAGTTCGCGAAAATCTCGCTGCCTTATTGGAAGGAA GGGGAGGGGACATCAACCTTGCACTTCAACACCTGGAAGCCGCGGTCAAACTTGCCGCCCTTCACGAGGACCAAG GAGCTGGATCTATCACTCCATCGAACATTCCTGCCGAAGCCGGTTGTACCAAGG ATGCAGTACTAGCTCTCGATGGATGTGAGAGCAAAGCCATTAAAATCGGAACCTGCATCAAAGGCACGGTTGACGATGTTCTAAATGAAATGAGGACAAATACTAACA TTGTGGAGGTCGCTATGTTCACCAAGGGGTCAGTTTTGAACCTGGCCAAAGCTGATGCTGTAGTCAAGGACGTCATTG CTTCCTGTGAGAAGGAGGATGATGAGAGAGAGCTGAAGAGAGAACTCCTTAAGCTTCTAAGAAGAAGAGGAAACTGA